One genomic region from Leptospira montravelensis encodes:
- a CDS encoding FliG C-terminal domain-containing protein yields the protein MIYRQGNNYHFFLANADSVARFRSSIFPFYPVPKNKIPELPSVTSDPILFPQFLYELQYNRQTFHSKPVYTPTYMGSMKVPTDSESKPIPGFSPLAIQIGGERNSPSFLYRGKRDKFQSAKYLSLRDIINPELSENLVREKIEALYFDIKSKTYLFRLVSILFSGTPKEEETIVSNLFRHEPEFAKFLNKQMFTVEMIPMIHGNFLQEILRDHDERYIKYILPNLSKPVLEVVRTSISKNKMKQILDGPTKKPQEGEDLVSVIETELFKRFARNIYYEEGSIFTYRETGDEERKEEVPFTDAEKFNFFIDGQSLQFYGRTITKLFFKTSDWIDVLRFDFFLSRKEIETTEFHRLPPDLLIEIPYYSTGIFLVGGGITKERKPFEFSLLWFDY from the coding sequence TTGATTTATAGACAAGGAAACAATTACCACTTCTTTTTAGCAAACGCCGACTCGGTGGCCCGGTTCCGATCTTCCATTTTTCCCTTTTATCCGGTTCCCAAAAATAAAATTCCAGAACTACCTTCTGTCACCTCAGACCCAATTCTTTTTCCGCAGTTTTTATACGAGTTGCAATACAACAGACAAACCTTCCATTCTAAACCAGTCTACACTCCAACTTACATGGGTAGTATGAAAGTTCCCACAGATTCCGAATCCAAACCCATACCTGGTTTTTCTCCTCTGGCCATTCAGATAGGCGGAGAGCGTAACAGCCCATCCTTTCTTTACCGGGGAAAACGCGACAAGTTCCAATCGGCTAAGTATCTATCACTTAGAGACATCATCAATCCAGAACTTTCGGAAAACTTAGTGCGGGAAAAAATTGAAGCATTGTATTTTGATATAAAAAGTAAAACCTACCTATTTCGTTTGGTATCCATTCTTTTTTCTGGAACTCCCAAAGAAGAAGAAACTATTGTTTCCAATTTATTTCGCCATGAACCAGAATTTGCTAAATTTTTAAACAAACAGATGTTTACTGTAGAAATGATTCCTATGATTCATGGAAACTTTTTACAAGAAATTCTTAGGGATCATGATGAACGTTATATCAAATACATCCTTCCTAACCTTTCCAAACCTGTCTTGGAAGTAGTTCGAACTTCCATCTCCAAAAATAAAATGAAACAAATTTTGGATGGACCCACCAAAAAACCACAAGAGGGGGAGGATTTAGTTTCTGTCATAGAAACAGAACTCTTCAAACGATTTGCGAGAAATATTTATTACGAAGAAGGATCCATTTTTACATATCGGGAGACTGGGGATGAGGAACGAAAGGAAGAAGTGCCTTTTACGGATGCTGAGAAATTTAATTTTTTTATAGATGGCCAATCTCTCCAATTTTATGGAAGAACAATAACAAAACTATTTTTCAAAACCAGCGACTGGATCGATGTTTTGCGGTTTGATTTCTTTTTATCACGTAAAGAAATCGAAACAACCGAATTCCATCGGTTGCCACCAGACCTTCTCATTGAAATTCCTTATTATTCAACTGGGATCTTTCTTGTCGGTGGAGGGATAACCAAAGAAAGGAAACCATTCGAATTTTCTCTCCTTTGGTTTGATTATTAA
- the glpK gene encoding glycerol kinase GlpK — MAKKGYIIGIDAGTTGIRTFCFNDKGKVISSAYQEFKQFYPKPGWVEHDPEEIWVKTQKLISQAIKNGKLNPKDAVAIGITNQRETSVVWDKKTGKPVYNAIVWQCRRTSDICKDLKKQSLDSNFRNKTGLVLDAYFSGTKIQWILDNVKGARAKAEKGELLFGTIDTWLLYKLTGHKEHKTDHTNASRTLLFNIQTKEWDEELCEILRVPMSMLPKAYNSKNLFGFTSSVKSLPDGIPISSLVGDQQGALFGQLCTEPGEAKNTYGTGCFLLFNVGDEFRISNQGLITTLALGPEGKTVYCLEGSVFIGGAVVQFLRDNLEFFEYSKDSEKLVKAIKTKDDLVFVPAFAGLGAPHWDQEARGAIFGLSRDTTPAQITRAALKAIALQSYELANAMEKETGKPLKFLRVDGGATSNAWLMQFQADILGTKVIRPQNVDTTVLGAAYLAGLERGFFKSVASLRKEETKTTQFLPKMKESERKEEIDKWNWAISRVKTGN, encoded by the coding sequence ATGGCAAAAAAGGGTTATATCATTGGAATCGATGCAGGAACTACAGGTATCAGAACGTTTTGTTTTAACGATAAAGGAAAAGTCATTTCTTCTGCTTACCAAGAATTCAAACAATTCTATCCGAAGCCAGGTTGGGTAGAACATGATCCAGAAGAGATTTGGGTCAAAACACAAAAACTGATAAGCCAAGCCATAAAAAATGGAAAATTAAATCCTAAGGATGCTGTGGCCATAGGAATCACAAACCAAAGGGAAACTTCTGTTGTTTGGGATAAAAAGACCGGCAAACCAGTGTACAATGCCATTGTTTGGCAATGCAGAAGAACTTCTGATATTTGTAAGGACTTAAAAAAACAAAGCCTAGATTCCAATTTTCGAAATAAAACAGGTCTTGTACTCGATGCCTATTTTTCAGGAACCAAAATCCAATGGATCCTTGATAACGTCAAAGGGGCTCGTGCCAAAGCAGAGAAAGGTGAGTTATTATTTGGAACCATCGATACTTGGTTATTGTACAAACTTACAGGTCACAAAGAACACAAAACCGATCATACCAATGCCTCAAGAACCCTTCTTTTTAATATCCAAACCAAAGAATGGGATGAAGAACTTTGTGAAATCTTACGTGTTCCTATGTCTATGCTTCCGAAAGCATACAATTCTAAAAATTTATTTGGATTCACTTCTAGTGTTAAATCTCTTCCCGATGGGATTCCGATATCTTCTCTTGTAGGGGACCAACAAGGAGCTCTCTTTGGTCAACTTTGTACAGAACCTGGAGAAGCGAAAAACACTTATGGCACTGGATGTTTTTTACTCTTCAATGTAGGAGACGAATTTAGAATTTCAAACCAAGGTTTGATTACGACACTTGCTCTTGGCCCCGAAGGAAAAACTGTCTATTGTTTAGAAGGATCTGTATTTATTGGAGGAGCTGTAGTTCAGTTTCTCAGAGACAATTTAGAGTTTTTTGAATACTCCAAAGATTCTGAAAAATTAGTAAAGGCCATCAAAACAAAAGATGATTTGGTTTTTGTTCCTGCCTTTGCTGGCCTTGGTGCACCACATTGGGACCAAGAAGCTCGTGGTGCTATCTTTGGACTCTCTCGTGACACAACACCTGCACAGATCACAAGAGCCGCACTCAAAGCCATTGCCTTACAATCTTATGAACTTGCGAATGCGATGGAAAAAGAAACAGGAAAACCATTGAAGTTTTTACGTGTGGATGGGGGGGCTACTTCCAATGCTTGGCTTATGCAATTCCAAGCAGATATTCTTGGAACCAAAGTTATCCGACCACAAAATGTTGATACCACGGTGCTTGGTGCAGCCTACCTCGCTGGCCTCGAACGAGGATTTTTTAAATCAGTGGCAAGCCTTAGAAAAGAAGAAACCAAAACCACACAATTTCTTCCCAAGATGAAAGAGAGTGAAAGAAAAGAAGAAATTGATAAATGGAACTGGGCAATTTCTCGTGTGAAAACAGGAAACTAA
- a CDS encoding MBL fold metallo-hydrolase, with translation MKIKFWGVRGSIASPIRPESVKHKIEKILSLASPTDIQNEQSIHSFLNSLSFSSSSTYGGNTTCVEIRDKEGNLIIIDGGTGLRELGNQMMATDFGKGTGHAYWILTHTHWDHIQGIPFFVPLFLPGNHFEFVSCMNDAEKRLEHQFVFTHFPVSFDHYAAKKTFQYLEEGETISLGPHIQAFSKAVRHPGGSFSYRFMEEGKAIIFASDAEFNLEEMENIDTYIDYFRDADVLVFDTQYTFEESLQKIDWGHSSASIATDIALRAKVKKLVMFHHDPSYDDEKLDLVYLRALKYKEMFDPHGKLEIIMAYEGLEIEV, from the coding sequence ATGAAAATCAAGTTTTGGGGTGTTCGCGGATCCATTGCTTCACCCATTCGGCCTGAAAGCGTAAAACATAAAATCGAAAAAATACTTTCATTGGCAAGTCCGACAGACATTCAGAATGAACAAAGTATTCATAGTTTTCTTAATTCTTTGAGTTTTTCCTCTTCATCAACTTACGGTGGTAATACGACTTGTGTCGAAATTCGTGATAAGGAAGGTAACCTCATCATCATTGATGGAGGAACTGGACTACGTGAACTAGGCAACCAAATGATGGCCACTGACTTTGGTAAGGGAACAGGCCATGCCTATTGGATATTGACTCATACCCATTGGGATCATATCCAAGGAATTCCTTTTTTCGTACCACTCTTTTTACCTGGCAACCATTTTGAATTTGTTTCTTGTATGAACGATGCAGAAAAAAGATTAGAACACCAATTTGTATTCACACATTTCCCGGTGTCGTTTGATCATTATGCTGCCAAAAAAACTTTCCAATATTTAGAGGAAGGGGAAACTATTTCTCTCGGACCCCATATCCAAGCGTTTAGTAAAGCAGTCCGTCATCCCGGAGGAAGTTTTTCTTACCGGTTTATGGAAGAGGGCAAGGCAATCATCTTTGCCTCTGATGCAGAATTCAATTTAGAAGAGATGGAAAATATTGATACATATATTGATTATTTCCGTGATGCCGACGTACTTGTTTTTGATACACAATATACATTTGAAGAATCATTACAAAAAATTGATTGGGGTCATAGTTCCGCATCCATTGCCACAGACATTGCTCTTCGTGCGAAGGTTAAAAAACTTGTGATGTTTCACCATGATCCTTCTTACGATGACGAAAAATTAGATTTAGTTTATTTGCGAGCACTCAAATACAAAGAGATGTTTGATCCACACGGAAAATTAGAAATCATTATGGCTTATGAAGGTTTGGAGATAGAGGTTTAA
- a CDS encoding STAS domain-containing protein: MFQYEIKRENDKAIVLLNGSLSVKDTPKFRADLKEQIEMAEIKELVLDFKNLSYLDSSGIGILLHAYSWTKEKKKQVRIIHLSPEVRTIFAVANLLDIFQLKESI; the protein is encoded by the coding sequence ATGTTTCAGTATGAAATCAAACGAGAAAACGATAAGGCAATCGTCCTCTTAAATGGCTCCCTGTCCGTAAAAGACACTCCCAAATTTAGAGCGGACTTAAAAGAACAAATTGAAATGGCAGAAATTAAAGAACTGGTTTTAGATTTTAAAAATTTAAGTTACTTAGATTCTTCTGGGATCGGAATTTTGCTACATGCCTACAGTTGGACAAAGGAAAAAAAGAAACAGGTTCGCATCATCCATTTGTCCCCAGAAGTTCGAACGATATTTGCTGTCGCAAACCTTCTCGATATCTTTCAACTCAAAGAGTCCATCTAA
- a CDS encoding CDP-alcohol phosphatidyltransferase family protein, protein MKLKLTWIPNTLTLGNLTLGFVSMLLVAETNPSQSNSHELYTLAGVFIILAALFDGFDGMAARALNCTSELGADLDSLADLTTFGIAPGFLSYKMFFYDIKLDIFDKPDYFPLGMFIAALYPICAAYRLARFNVAHDPKSFNGLPSPVAGVVIGIFPLVFSVSQVPLWTAVLFFVITALLMVSTLRYSKPQVAIRGLFSWKKLGISILGLGLLLLAIGFYRWPYVMYGAVGFYVFSGIVSFLIQTIQDYRV, encoded by the coding sequence ATGAAACTAAAACTTACCTGGATTCCAAATACACTTACACTGGGAAACTTAACCTTGGGCTTTGTTTCTATGCTTCTGGTAGCAGAAACAAATCCATCACAATCCAATTCCCACGAACTTTATACCTTAGCGGGAGTGTTTATCATTTTGGCCGCTCTCTTTGATGGTTTTGATGGAATGGCAGCACGCGCTCTTAATTGTACAAGCGAGCTCGGGGCAGACTTAGATAGCCTTGCCGACCTTACCACCTTTGGAATTGCTCCTGGATTTTTGTCGTACAAAATGTTCTTTTACGATATCAAACTCGATATCTTTGACAAACCAGATTATTTTCCATTGGGTATGTTCATTGCTGCTTTGTATCCTATTTGTGCGGCATACCGATTGGCACGTTTTAATGTAGCTCACGATCCCAAATCTTTTAACGGACTTCCGTCTCCTGTCGCCGGGGTTGTGATTGGCATTTTCCCTTTGGTGTTTTCTGTGTCTCAAGTGCCACTTTGGACTGCTGTTTTATTTTTTGTGATCACAGCCTTACTTATGGTTTCGACTTTACGATATAGCAAACCACAAGTTGCCATCAGAGGACTTTTCTCTTGGAAAAAATTAGGAATTAGCATTCTAGGGCTTGGTTTGTTGTTACTTGCGATTGGATTTTATCGTTGGCCCTATGTGATGTATGGTGCGGTAGGATTTTATGTATTTTCTGGAATCGTATCGTTTCTCATCCAAACCATCCAGGACTACCGAGTGTAG
- the tsaD gene encoding tRNA (adenosine(37)-N6)-threonylcarbamoyltransferase complex transferase subunit TsaD, translating into MAYGLGIESSCDETSIAIVRDGRELLSLKIYSQIDSHSPYRGVVPEIASRAHLEKINLLLSVAMEEAGIEFSDLNYVAVTSYPGLVGSLMIGAQLARCISLVFGIPIVAVNHLEAHLAVIGLERELPPFPWLGLLLSGGNSSIYIYKGFGDLQIFADTQDDSLGEAFDKVSAVLDLPYPGGPYLEAKANAYRPVSGEKNPFPKLLKEDGEDQIRFSYSGLKTAVLYYKRENAKSLPIEKIAYYFQKTAFELVTRNLGKAITKTGIRTVVAAGGVLANGTLRDCLEKEKERSRFDLFYPSKKIYCTDNGAMVACLGYHLWKQKSFVGLDFKVSPKRNFEQII; encoded by the coding sequence ATGGCCTACGGGTTAGGAATTGAATCCAGTTGTGATGAAACTTCTATTGCGATTGTTCGTGATGGAAGGGAACTTCTCTCTCTAAAAATATATAGCCAAATCGATTCACATTCCCCTTACCGGGGAGTGGTGCCTGAAATTGCTTCCAGAGCCCATTTAGAAAAAATCAATTTGCTACTTTCTGTGGCAATGGAGGAAGCAGGGATTGAATTTTCCGATTTAAACTACGTAGCGGTGACCAGCTATCCGGGATTAGTTGGTTCTCTTATGATCGGTGCACAGTTGGCTCGTTGTATATCTCTTGTTTTTGGTATCCCGATTGTTGCTGTAAACCATTTAGAGGCGCACTTAGCTGTGATCGGTTTAGAAAGAGAACTTCCTCCTTTTCCTTGGCTTGGACTTCTTTTATCGGGAGGAAATTCTTCCATTTATATATACAAAGGATTTGGTGATTTGCAGATTTTTGCAGATACCCAGGATGATTCTCTCGGAGAGGCCTTTGATAAGGTCAGTGCCGTTTTGGATCTTCCCTATCCTGGTGGGCCCTATTTGGAAGCCAAAGCAAATGCATACAGGCCGGTATCTGGTGAAAAAAATCCCTTTCCAAAACTTTTGAAAGAAGATGGGGAAGACCAAATTCGGTTTTCTTATAGTGGGCTTAAAACGGCAGTGTTATATTATAAACGGGAAAATGCAAAGTCACTTCCCATTGAAAAGATCGCTTACTATTTCCAAAAGACTGCCTTTGAACTTGTCACTCGTAATCTAGGAAAAGCCATCACCAAAACAGGGATTCGGACAGTTGTGGCGGCAGGGGGTGTCCTTGCCAACGGGACACTTCGAGATTGTTTGGAAAAAGAAAAGGAAAGGTCTCGGTTTGACCTATTTTATCCTAGCAAAAAAATTTACTGCACAGATAACGGAGCGATGGTGGCATGTCTTGGATACCATCTTTGGAAACAAAAATCTTTTGTGGGACTCGACTTTAAGGTAAGTCCCAAACGAAACTTTGAACAAATAATATGA
- a CDS encoding S41 family peptidase: MKISERLVWGAITGCLVALVFFVSTDKVKAISTDGEKYLQILHEVVSYIENDYVDPQEEKKIYTGAIQGALQSLGDPHTRFLDTDEFGELQNETKGSFGGIGVEISFQENAFIIVAPIEGTPAWKAGLQPQDKIIEINGKSTKSVSLSESIAMMRGDVGSSISMKIERKGIKDPFVVNLVRELIQIRYVRSHYLPETETGYIKLVQFMGKETTTKEFVSAVKTMMDSGAKKLVIDLRMNPGGLLDLAIDLADLFLPPDAEIVSVKGRGGVLVKSYKADKKEKKFLDIPIAILVNGGSASASEILAGALKDNKRAVVVGTQSFGKGSVQSIFPLSGGTGVAITIQKYYTPSGISIHGKGITPDYIVNPTSASEDEKYALEKLFKKNLIRPFLETHSELNDIALSDFAAILKKENLTISDSVTRIFLFNEMRVGSSNAKPRLDLDTQLSEAIRVLK; encoded by the coding sequence ATCAAAATTTCAGAACGTCTGGTTTGGGGGGCAATTACCGGTTGTTTGGTGGCCCTAGTTTTTTTTGTAAGCACAGATAAGGTAAAGGCCATATCCACTGACGGGGAGAAATATTTACAAATTCTCCATGAAGTAGTTTCCTACATTGAAAATGATTATGTAGACCCCCAGGAAGAGAAAAAAATTTATACCGGCGCCATACAGGGAGCCTTACAAAGTTTAGGTGATCCACATACCAGGTTTTTGGACACTGATGAATTTGGGGAATTACAAAACGAAACCAAAGGAAGTTTTGGTGGAATTGGAGTTGAGATTAGTTTCCAAGAAAATGCATTTATTATCGTGGCACCGATTGAGGGAACTCCGGCTTGGAAGGCAGGACTCCAACCCCAAGACAAAATCATAGAGATTAACGGTAAAAGTACAAAGTCAGTTTCTTTATCAGAATCTATCGCAATGATGCGTGGCGATGTGGGATCCTCTATTTCCATGAAGATCGAACGAAAGGGAATCAAAGATCCTTTTGTGGTTAATTTGGTTCGGGAACTGATCCAAATTCGTTATGTAAGGTCACATTATCTTCCGGAAACAGAAACTGGTTATATCAAACTGGTGCAGTTTATGGGGAAAGAGACTACCACCAAAGAATTTGTTTCGGCAGTGAAAACCATGATGGATTCTGGTGCTAAAAAACTAGTGATCGATTTGCGAATGAATCCAGGTGGACTTTTGGATTTGGCCATCGACCTTGCGGATCTATTTTTACCTCCCGATGCCGAAATCGTTTCTGTAAAAGGAAGAGGTGGGGTCCTCGTAAAAAGTTATAAAGCCGATAAAAAAGAGAAAAAGTTTTTGGATATCCCCATTGCCATTTTGGTGAATGGAGGTTCTGCCAGTGCTTCCGAGATTTTAGCGGGTGCTTTAAAAGATAACAAACGTGCTGTGGTAGTCGGAACCCAAAGTTTTGGAAAGGGAAGTGTGCAGTCCATCTTTCCTTTATCAGGGGGAACTGGGGTTGCCATTACCATTCAAAAATATTATACTCCATCTGGAATTTCCATTCATGGAAAGGGAATCACTCCTGATTATATCGTTAATCCCACTTCTGCCAGTGAAGATGAAAAATATGCCTTGGAAAAACTTTTTAAGAAGAATTTAATCCGCCCCTTTTTAGAAACACATTCGGAATTGAATGATATTGCTCTTTCTGATTTTGCAGCCATACTTAAAAAAGAAAATCTAACCATCTCGGACTCGGTCACTCGTATTTTTTTGTTTAATGAAATGAGGGTTGGGTCTTCTAATGCAAAGCCAAGATTGGATTTAGACACACAACTTTCTGAAGCCATTCGTGTTTTGAAATAA
- a CDS encoding LA_1448 family UV-C exposure upregulated protein, with protein sequence MSKHLFSFPTFLIVSLVLSCAPKKQEIDAYDLKRVLERFAQNRIQTGLMADTKRPTPTDMALFEEACEVYRLSIPEAKEMLKKENKALYESIYGNE encoded by the coding sequence ATGTCGAAACATCTTTTTTCTTTCCCAACCTTTCTTATCGTATCTCTCGTCCTCTCTTGCGCTCCCAAAAAACAAGAAATCGATGCTTATGATCTAAAACGCGTTTTGGAAAGGTTTGCACAAAACCGAATCCAAACAGGGCTTATGGCAGATACCAAAAGACCCACTCCCACAGACATGGCTCTCTTTGAAGAAGCATGCGAAGTGTACCGGTTGTCTATCCCGGAAGCCAAAGAAATGTTAAAAAAAGAAAACAAAGCTCTTTACGAGTCAATTTATGGAAATGAATAA
- the lexA gene encoding transcriptional repressor LexA: MKDLTEKQEFVLQYISDTVREKGFPPTIREIGDQFGITAKGAYDHLKAIEKKGYIRTSKNQSRAIELLKGNGDEALLVRASGIPLLGQVAAGSPILAEENIEEYIAVPEDLATKPGTFALRVKGDSMVEAGISDGDIAIIQKKDTARNGEIVVAMIENEATLKVFYKEPDMIRLEPRNVKLKPIRTKKATIIGKLIGLYRIY, encoded by the coding sequence ATGAAAGACCTCACGGAAAAACAAGAATTTGTCCTGCAATACATATCGGACACTGTCCGCGAGAAGGGGTTCCCACCCACCATCCGTGAGATTGGGGACCAATTTGGAATTACTGCCAAAGGTGCGTATGACCACCTAAAGGCCATTGAAAAAAAAGGTTATATCCGCACTTCTAAAAACCAAAGCCGCGCCATTGAACTTTTGAAAGGAAATGGGGACGAAGCACTTCTCGTTCGTGCTTCGGGAATTCCACTTCTTGGGCAAGTGGCAGCCGGTTCTCCTATCCTTGCTGAAGAAAACATCGAAGAATACATCGCGGTTCCGGAAGACCTTGCGACCAAACCGGGAACCTTTGCTTTACGTGTGAAAGGAGATTCTATGGTGGAAGCAGGGATTAGCGATGGAGACATTGCCATCATCCAGAAAAAGGACACTGCAAGAAATGGAGAGATCGTAGTTGCCATGATCGAAAACGAGGCTACTTTGAAAGTTTTTTACAAAGAGCCCGATATGATTCGTTTGGAACCAAGAAACGTAAAACTAAAACCGATTCGTACCAAAAAGGCTACGATAATTGGAAAACTAATCGGACTCTATCGTATTTACTGA
- a CDS encoding efflux RND transporter periplasmic adaptor subunit has product MKTEFNFKNIRSLSILVLVGSLAYFGYTKFFGPGKKTEALTEDKSKFIISQEIQKNHPFSVVYLEEKALEEELQLPGTVSYDMNSVAKVGSRVSGRIVQVFVKEGEYVKKSTALASIQSVELGTTEANYLKARARLEALKVQADRAKDLYERKVTSAKEYEMSLMDYKSVKAEMETSRNALENLGLNDAEITNLEAGKYNSKNLYIRTPISGTVTEREAIIGQAVNARDNLFTVADLSVLWINLEVYEKDLASIRMGNEAKVIPIGSKDESLKAVVSHVGDVIDPIKKTAEIRLEVRNSKGRLRPGQSVTATVVGATVESSVNKAKVIPVNCIHKIEGENFVFVRNGDGSFSAKKLGVGKVYDNWVEVVTGVESGEAIVEEGSFVLKSEYLKL; this is encoded by the coding sequence ATGAAAACAGAATTCAATTTTAAGAATATTCGTTCCTTGAGTATACTTGTACTCGTTGGAAGTTTGGCTTACTTTGGTTATACCAAGTTTTTTGGACCCGGCAAAAAAACAGAAGCTCTCACAGAAGATAAATCCAAATTTATCATTTCTCAGGAAATCCAAAAGAATCATCCTTTTTCCGTTGTTTATTTGGAAGAAAAAGCACTCGAGGAAGAACTACAACTTCCTGGAACTGTATCTTATGATATGAACAGTGTGGCAAAAGTGGGATCTCGTGTTAGTGGACGGATTGTACAGGTTTTTGTGAAGGAAGGGGAGTATGTAAAAAAGAGTACAGCCCTTGCTTCCATTCAATCGGTAGAACTTGGCACCACAGAGGCAAATTACTTAAAAGCAAGAGCAAGGCTAGAAGCTTTAAAAGTGCAAGCCGATAGAGCAAAAGATTTGTATGAAAGAAAAGTAACCTCTGCAAAAGAGTACGAGATGTCCTTAATGGATTACAAATCCGTGAAAGCGGAAATGGAAACTTCCCGAAATGCTTTAGAAAACTTGGGATTAAACGATGCTGAAATTACCAATTTAGAAGCTGGAAAATATAACTCAAAAAACTTATACATAAGAACTCCTATTTCGGGAACGGTTACAGAAAGAGAAGCTATCATCGGTCAGGCGGTTAATGCTCGAGACAATTTGTTTACCGTGGCTGATTTAAGTGTTCTTTGGATCAATTTAGAAGTATATGAAAAAGATTTGGCATCCATTCGAATGGGAAACGAAGCCAAAGTCATTCCGATTGGATCTAAAGATGAATCTTTGAAGGCAGTTGTTTCTCATGTGGGAGATGTCATTGATCCCATCAAAAAAACGGCAGAGATTCGTTTGGAAGTGAGAAACTCAAAAGGAAGACTTCGTCCCGGACAAAGTGTAACCGCAACGGTAGTGGGTGCTACGGTTGAGTCTTCAGTTAACAAAGCCAAAGTCATTCCTGTAAATTGTATTCACAAAATAGAAGGTGAAAATTTTGTTTTTGTTCGTAATGGAGATGGTTCTTTTTCTGCTAAAAAACTAGGAGTAGGGAAAGTTTACGACAATTGGGTTGAAGTTGTAACAGGTGTTGAATCAGGGGAAGCCATTGTGGAAGAAGGAAGTTTTGTTTTAAAAAGTGAGTATTTAAAATTATAA
- a CDS encoding TolC family protein produces MKYITKFLVLFLLGIHTSTVFPKEKAVYELHSKDELFFLGEDSRVQDSKEKWNLDELEDFAVTSNPLYLREKQNIGMARGDIITASLYYNPIMNMQQQFMGASVNSATGRPETSFIYNQPFDMSGVIPQREKVAKQEFLGTIASFRDFDRLFRLRLRQNFWTYLYVTEQINYQKEFLENYQDLLDLTKLRAEKGDISFLEYDRLALERVQIEREYRNARILRAQVVKNLRILIGISDVNSPLSIKGRLEFISTREFGIDLNDFDIEERPDLVALKIRQQKERMNIELKKREIIPPLTLGIEFLNKGNENVTGVYAATPLPLFDRKQGEILKSEESYKKLGFDVDAKRNEIISEISAAIKELQARESQLLDYQKMGLLEKNKEVQEKSRLAYIRGASNLVTFLEAEKNYLSVLRSYYEIIYLYYNALEGYKASIGKMDSSEF; encoded by the coding sequence ATGAAGTATATAACGAAGTTTTTGGTATTGTTCCTTCTCGGAATTCACACATCCACTGTTTTTCCAAAAGAAAAAGCAGTGTATGAACTGCATTCTAAAGATGAGTTGTTTTTTCTAGGTGAAGATTCAAGAGTCCAAGATTCGAAAGAAAAATGGAATTTAGATGAATTAGAAGATTTTGCTGTCACTAGTAATCCGCTTTATCTTCGTGAAAAACAAAATATCGGTATGGCTCGGGGAGATATCATTACTGCTAGTTTGTATTACAATCCCATAATGAATATGCAACAGCAGTTTATGGGTGCTTCTGTGAATTCAGCGACAGGTAGACCAGAAACTTCTTTTATTTACAACCAACCTTTTGATATGAGTGGAGTGATCCCTCAGAGGGAAAAAGTCGCCAAACAAGAGTTTCTTGGAACGATTGCCAGTTTTCGAGATTTTGATCGTTTGTTTCGGTTGCGACTTCGTCAAAATTTTTGGACTTATCTCTATGTGACGGAACAAATTAATTACCAAAAGGAGTTTTTGGAAAACTACCAAGACCTTTTGGATTTAACCAAACTTAGGGCGGAAAAAGGAGATATCTCCTTTTTAGAATATGATCGATTGGCGTTGGAACGTGTACAAATTGAACGTGAATACCGAAATGCCAGGATCCTTCGTGCTCAAGTTGTAAAAAATCTTAGAATCTTAATTGGAATCTCTGATGTAAATTCTCCTTTAAGCATTAAAGGTCGATTGGAGTTTATTTCTACACGTGAATTTGGAATAGATTTGAATGACTTTGATATTGAAGAACGTCCTGACCTTGTTGCTTTGAAAATTCGCCAACAAAAGGAAAGAATGAATATCGAACTCAAAAAACGAGAAATCATTCCTCCTTTAACACTCGGGATTGAGTTTTTAAATAAAGGAAATGAAAATGTTACGGGCGTATATGCGGCAACACCACTTCCTTTGTTTGATCGTAAACAAGGGGAAATTTTAAAATCAGAAGAATCTTATAAAAAACTAGGATTCGATGTCGATGCAAAACGAAACGAAATCATATCTGAAATTTCTGCTGCTATTAAAGAGTTACAGGCTCGGGAATCACAGTTACTTGATTACCAAAAAATGGGACTACTCGAAAAAAACAAAGAAGTGCAAGAGAAGTCAAGGCTTGCTTACATTCGGGGTGCATCTAATTTAGTAACGTTTTTAGAGGCTGAGAAAAATTATCTCAGCGTGCTTCGTAGTTATTATGAAATCATTTATCTCTATTACAATGCTTTGGAAGGATACAAAGCTTCTATCGGAAAGATGGATAGCTCGGAGTTTTAA